A DNA window from Eikenella exigua contains the following coding sequences:
- a CDS encoding disulfide bond formation protein B encodes MIGSYRKILLGIFAVAVVCTAMSLYMQYGRGMDPCVMCIIQRVSIIFVGLLSLLSMLLPLKRRWARTVAAMLVSIPALWGGWTAISQLHLQSLPIDQQPSCGAPWTFRLQGAPLFDWYEPIIRGYGQCGTVEYFLSVPFAWWSLLACTFILVGLWGGWWVMRHHEIAE; translated from the coding sequence ATGATTGGTTCTTATCGAAAAATCCTGTTGGGCATTTTTGCCGTGGCGGTGGTGTGCACGGCGATGTCGTTGTATATGCAGTATGGGCGGGGTATGGACCCATGTGTGATGTGTATTATTCAGCGAGTGTCGATTATTTTCGTGGGGCTGCTTTCGCTGCTTTCTATGCTGTTGCCGCTGAAACGCCGCTGGGCGCGGACGGTGGCGGCGATGCTGGTGAGTATTCCGGCGCTATGGGGCGGCTGGACGGCCATCAGCCAGCTGCATCTGCAAAGTCTGCCCATAGACCAGCAGCCTTCCTGTGGTGCGCCGTGGACTTTCCGCTTGCAGGGAGCGCCGCTGTTTGATTGGTATGAGCCGATTATCCGCGGCTACGGCCAATGCGGCACGGTGGAATATTTCTTGAGTGTGCCGTTTGCCTGGTGGTCGCTGCTGGCTTGTACGTTTATCCTGGTCGGCCTGTGGGGCGGCTGGTGGGTGATGCGTCATCATGAAATAGCGGAGTAG
- a CDS encoding TonB-dependent siderophore receptor, with amino-acid sequence MQHPFKPTFIAALLAATAPAWADNAAENEGGSAELESIQITARNRSTRTGNRNSYTTSAMRTTTGLSLSPKETPQSVSVITKRQMSDQGITSMEDALKTTTGVNVIRDTGTARFQSRGFYIDQIEEDGISSVVPGAVANPMYDAQSATDLAVYDHIEVVRGATGLTQANGEPGGTVNAVRKRPTSLRQIQGDVLFNRFGTARTTIDVSGSLNKAQTLRGRVVGVASRDGSFKDSAAGNTFTLYGVMDAQLGEDTKLTWGGLYQRKISTPDDWGIPMGVNGSDSGLPRDTFLSYDWSRNRARKINLFAELEHYFPNDWKLTGTLNYNNNHSLKRNGGIYSGSTSYAGWTTGGVLPSGWLGRYDRNEKQFTIKTNLNGKYRLLEQEHDVFFGYTYNHKSGGGERRQFRHLQSYDPSSFRGNEVAEPDWYAGTPWMLWDYDNTERSYSLMAGTRFNPTEKLHILAGTRYTNMTTKSVVDYHYTSGAVDNDPDSVTERNHHRFIPYFGIIYDITPHHSVYASYTSIFKPNGSKDRYERYLPPVLGSNYEIGWKGEWYEGKLNASVALFDIVQKNRSVQVYDNIMSRWYNEPVGRVRSRGVDMEISGKLTDDWQLFAGYTLNNSKYLDAENRGAIPAGTNFSKHTPRHMFRLYTSYRLPGAANKWTIGGGVTAQSETSSLANVKQGGYALFNANVQYSFNDNMKLSLIGSNLTDRRVYENQKTRQNGINNYLIEPRNIMLKFDWKL; translated from the coding sequence ATGCAACACCCGTTCAAACCCACCTTTATCGCCGCCCTGCTGGCCGCTACCGCGCCCGCATGGGCCGATAATGCTGCCGAAAATGAAGGCGGCAGCGCCGAATTGGAAAGCATCCAAATCACTGCCCGCAACCGCAGCACCCGCACCGGAAACCGAAACAGCTACACCACCTCCGCCATGCGCACCACCACGGGGCTTTCGCTGTCGCCCAAGGAAACGCCGCAGTCGGTGAGCGTGATTACCAAACGGCAGATGAGTGACCAAGGCATTACCAGCATGGAAGATGCGCTGAAAACCACTACGGGCGTCAACGTTATCCGCGATACCGGTACGGCGCGCTTCCAATCGCGCGGTTTCTATATCGACCAGATTGAGGAAGACGGCATCAGCAGCGTGGTACCCGGCGCAGTAGCCAACCCCATGTACGATGCACAATCTGCTACTGATTTGGCAGTGTACGATCATATCGAAGTGGTACGCGGTGCCACGGGGCTTACCCAAGCCAACGGCGAGCCGGGCGGCACGGTCAATGCCGTGCGTAAACGCCCGACCTCTTTGCGCCAAATACAAGGCGATGTTTTGTTTAACCGCTTCGGCACCGCCCGTACCACGATTGATGTTTCCGGATCGCTGAACAAAGCGCAAACCCTGCGCGGACGCGTGGTAGGTGTGGCAAGTAGAGACGGCAGTTTCAAAGACAGTGCGGCAGGGAACACATTCACCTTATACGGCGTGATGGATGCACAGTTAGGCGAAGATACCAAGCTCACTTGGGGCGGGCTGTATCAGCGCAAAATATCCACGCCCGACGACTGGGGTATTCCGATGGGCGTGAACGGCAGTGATTCCGGTCTGCCGCGCGACACTTTCCTCAGCTATGATTGGAGCCGCAACAGAGCCCGTAAAATCAATCTGTTTGCTGAATTGGAGCACTATTTTCCCAACGATTGGAAACTGACCGGCACGCTCAATTACAACAACAACCATTCTTTGAAACGTAACGGCGGCATTTACAGCGGCAGTACTTCCTATGCGGGCTGGACAACCGGCGGCGTTCTGCCTTCCGGCTGGCTTGGCCGATATGACCGCAACGAAAAGCAGTTCACCATCAAAACCAATCTGAACGGCAAATATCGCCTGTTGGAGCAGGAACACGATGTGTTCTTCGGCTATACCTATAACCACAAAAGCGGTGGTGGCGAACGCCGCCAGTTCCGCCATCTTCAGTCTTACGACCCGTCTTCTTTCCGGGGTAACGAAGTGGCCGAGCCGGATTGGTATGCCGGTACACCGTGGATGTTGTGGGACTACGATAATACCGAGCGCAGTTATTCCTTAATGGCCGGCACACGCTTCAACCCCACCGAAAAGCTGCACATTTTGGCCGGCACGCGCTACACCAATATGACCACCAAGTCTGTGGTGGACTATCATTACACCAGCGGCGCGGTCGATAATGACCCGGATAGTGTTACCGAGCGCAACCACCATCGTTTTATTCCGTATTTCGGAATCATTTACGACATCACGCCGCATCACAGCGTATACGCCAGCTACACCAGCATCTTCAAGCCCAACGGCAGCAAAGACCGCTACGAACGTTATCTGCCGCCGGTATTGGGCAGTAACTACGAAATTGGTTGGAAGGGCGAATGGTATGAAGGTAAGCTGAATGCTTCCGTGGCCTTGTTCGACATCGTGCAGAAAAACCGCAGCGTGCAGGTGTACGACAATATCATGTCGCGCTGGTATAACGAGCCGGTGGGCCGTGTGCGCAGCCGCGGCGTGGATATGGAAATTTCCGGCAAGCTGACGGACGATTGGCAGCTGTTTGCAGGCTACACGCTGAACAACAGCAAATATCTGGATGCCGAAAACCGCGGTGCGATTCCTGCGGGCACCAATTTCAGCAAACACACGCCGCGCCATATGTTCCGTCTCTACACCAGCTACCGCCTGCCCGGTGCGGCAAACAAATGGACGATTGGCGGCGGTGTAACGGCACAAAGCGAAACGTCCAGCCTGGCCAATGTGAAGCAGGGCGGTTATGCGCTGTTTAACGCCAATGTGCAATACAGCTTCAACGACAACATGAAGCTCAGCCTGATTGGCAGCAACCTGACCGACCGGCGCGTGTATGAAAACCAGAAAACCCGGCAGAACGGCATCAACAACTATCTGATCGAGCCGCGCAACATCATGCTGAAATTCGATTGGAAGCTGTAA
- a CDS encoding CsbD family protein produces the protein MSNFDDIVGKVKKEVGDAIGSSKLQAEGLIQEGVGKAKEAIADVEKQAADVLEKGKKSAEELVSEVKGKAEGLINDIKSKF, from the coding sequence ATGAGCAATTTCGACGATATCGTAGGCAAAGTGAAAAAAGAAGTGGGCGATGCCATCGGCAGCAGCAAACTGCAAGCCGAAGGCCTGATTCAAGAAGGCGTGGGCAAAGCTAAAGAAGCCATTGCCGATGTGGAAAAACAAGCGGCCGATGTGCTGGAAAAAGGCAAAAAATCCGCTGAAGAGCTGGTGAGCGAAGTCAAAGGCAAAGCCGAGGGCCTGATCAACGACATCAAAAGCAAGTTCTAA